GGTCTCTTAGAAAAGGGGCCATCGGCCCTTGCTCGAACCATCTTTCCAGGTGATAGACCCCCTGGGCTTGCCCGCCGGCTTTCTGGCGGGCTTGTCACGCCGTAGCCGTGACGGAGGCGGAAGATCGGGCTAAAGGGGAGTTAAGGTCTCACCCCAGCGCCTGAAGCCCACCCGGCACGGATGCCAGGGTCCTTGCCGTGCTATTTTCCCTGGGGCTATAAGAGATCCCACAGAAAGGCCTTTACACCGGAAAGCCCGTCCCTTTCAAGGCACTGGAGCAGCCTGGTGCCGATTACCGCGATATCCGCCCTGCCCTTCAGGAAATCGATATCCCCTTTTCCCCGGATCCCGAAGCCTACCGCCAGGGGAAGGTCGGTGGCCTTCCTGCAGCGTTCGAGGTAGCGGATCAGTTCATCGGAAAACCGGGTTTCCGCTCCTGTCACACCCCTCCGGGCCACGCAATACACAAATCCCTTTCCCCGCGAGGCGATTTCCCGCATTCGGGCGGGGGGGGTCGTGGGGGCGAATAGGAGAATCGGAGAAAGCCCTGCCTTCCCCATGGCCTCAAGGTATTCCACCCCTTCCTCGTGTGGGAGGTCGGGTACGATAGCCCCCCTGATTCCTTTTTTCGCCATGAGGGAGGCCGATTCCCGGACTCCTCCCTTGAAGAGGATATTGTAATAGGTCATGACCAGGAAAGGGATATCAAAGCGCCTTGCCGCATCCCCCGCGAAAT
Above is a window of Deltaproteobacteria bacterium DNA encoding:
- a CDS encoding tryptophan synthase subunit alpha translates to MLESYIRERLREKDILLMTHIVVGYPSMEVSFRVVETMVEAGVDLIELQIPFSEPVADGPVILGANQEALRQGIRVQECFDFAGDAARRFDIPFLVMTYYNILFKGGVRESASLMAKKGIRGAIVPDLPHEEGVEYLEAMGKAGLSPILLFAPTTPPARMREIASRGKGFVYCVARRGVTGAETRFSDELIRYLERCRKATDLPLAVGFGIRGKGDIDFLKGRADIAVIGTRLLQCLERDGLSGVKAFLWDLL